In a genomic window of Candidatus Binatia bacterium:
- the dinB gene encoding DNA polymerase IV: MILHADMDAFYAAIEQRDRPELRGLPLVVGGRPPRGVVAAASYEARRFGIHSAMPSVEALRRCKDLVFLPGDMAKYARESKRIFEIFARYSPDIEPLSLDEAFIDVTTCLRALRAEPLEIGRRLKAEVFAETGLRVSVGIGPVKMVAKIASDLSKPDGLLEVRPEGVRAFLAPLPISRLWGVGPVTEKALAEIGLRTIGDLADLDVTQLAERAARSRRCSPAQLERLWRLARGEDARSVEPDREARSYGEENTFQHDVADLRVLGDAIGQHAEAVARRLRRDGVVGNVVRLKVKSTEKLGQPGKYRLYTRQTTLAAPTDDGAVIARTARELLARGDLPLPVRLVGVAVAGIELAATSRATQISMFGATRARELNRALDAITERFGVGAVRRGVGDASKASPTLGVKRGE; encoded by the coding sequence GTGATCCTGCACGCCGACATGGACGCCTTCTACGCTGCGATCGAGCAGCGCGACCGGCCCGAGCTGCGCGGGCTGCCGCTCGTGGTCGGCGGACGGCCGCCGCGCGGCGTGGTCGCGGCCGCGTCCTACGAGGCGCGCCGCTTCGGCATCCACTCGGCGATGCCGTCGGTCGAGGCGCTGCGCCGCTGCAAGGACCTCGTCTTCCTGCCCGGCGACATGGCGAAGTACGCGCGCGAGTCGAAGCGGATCTTCGAGATCTTCGCGCGCTACTCGCCGGACATCGAGCCGCTGTCGCTCGACGAGGCGTTCATCGACGTCACGACCTGCCTGCGCGCGCTGCGCGCCGAGCCGCTCGAGATCGGCCGGCGGCTCAAGGCCGAGGTCTTCGCCGAGACCGGACTGCGCGTCTCGGTCGGCATCGGGCCCGTCAAGATGGTCGCCAAGATCGCGAGCGACCTCTCGAAGCCCGACGGCCTGCTCGAGGTCCGGCCGGAGGGGGTGCGGGCGTTCCTCGCGCCGCTGCCGATCTCGCGTCTTTGGGGCGTAGGGCCGGTCACCGAGAAGGCGCTCGCCGAGATCGGCCTGCGCACGATCGGCGACCTCGCGGACCTCGACGTGACGCAGCTCGCCGAGCGCGCCGCGCGCAGCCGGCGCTGCTCGCCGGCGCAGCTCGAGCGCCTCTGGCGGCTCGCGCGCGGCGAGGATGCGCGCTCCGTCGAGCCCGACCGCGAGGCCCGCTCGTACGGCGAGGAGAACACGTTCCAGCACGACGTCGCGGACCTGCGCGTCCTCGGCGACGCCATCGGGCAGCACGCCGAAGCGGTCGCGCGTAGGCTTCGGCGGGACGGCGTCGTCGGTAACGTCGTGCGCCTCAAGGTGAAGTCGACGGAGAAGCTGGGCCAGCCCGGCAAGTACCGGCTCTACACGCGCCAGACGACGCTCGCCGCGCCGACCGACGACGGCGCGGTGATCGCGCGCACGGCGCGCGAGCTGCTCGCGCGCGGCGACCTGCCGCTGCCCGTCCGCCTGGTGGGCGTCGCGGTCGCGGGAATCGAGCTTGCGGCGACCTCGCGTGCTACACAGATCTCGATGTTTGGCGCGACGCGCGCGCGCGAGCTCAACCGGGCTCTCGACGCGATCACGGAACGGTTCGGCGTCGGCGCCGTGCGCCGTGGGGTCGGGGACGCGAGCAAGGCCTCGCCGACCCTCGGCGTGAAGCGGGGCGAATGA
- a CDS encoding biotin/lipoyl-containing protein → MAEQFKLPPSSYVAELPDLEQPLSVELTTTDDGRVKVNVGERTIELAAERVGPNTYSVIVDDRVHEITVLRRKDGSVVYDGLSELQVQLVDRRRYRAGGASGGSGSREVKAVMPGKVVTILVSVGDQVERDQPLLVLEAMKMENDVKSPRKGTVKEIHVAAGQAVETGELMVTLE, encoded by the coding sequence ATGGCTGAGCAATTCAAGCTGCCGCCCTCGTCGTACGTCGCCGAGCTGCCGGACCTCGAGCAGCCGCTGTCGGTCGAGCTCACCACCACCGACGACGGACGCGTTAAGGTGAACGTCGGCGAGCGCACGATCGAGCTCGCCGCGGAGCGCGTCGGCCCGAACACCTACTCGGTGATCGTCGACGACCGCGTGCACGAGATCACGGTGCTGCGCCGCAAGGACGGCAGCGTGGTCTACGACGGGCTGAGCGAGCTGCAGGTCCAGCTCGTCGACCGCCGTCGCTACCGCGCCGGCGGCGCGTCGGGCGGCTCCGGCAGCCGCGAGGTCAAGGCGGTCATGCCGGGCAAGGTGGTGACGATCCTCGTCTCCGTCGGCGACCAGGTCGAGCGCGATCAGCCGCTGCTCGTCCTCGAGGCGATGAAGATGGAGAACGACGTCAAGTCGCCGCGCAAGGGCACCGTCAAGGAGATCCACGTCGCGGCCGGTCAGGCGGTCGAGACCGGCGAGCTGATGGTGACGCTCGAGTAG
- a CDS encoding bifunctional glycosyltransferase/class I SAM-dependent methyltransferase, whose amino-acid sequence MSALSLVVPAYDEAARLPATLATLQRTLPSIASPAEVIVVDDGSRDDTAAIAERASGDELPVRVVRLGRNRGKGVAVAAGVAAARHPLIAFTDADSPYDLDSLRPMLAALESGRCDVAIGSRDLPTSEVNRGYGTLRWISGQSFSFLTWLAIRLPFRDSQCGLKAFRADVARKLFAMRTIDGFGFDFELLAAALANGLTVERFPVRLTHNDDSRIDLVRDSSRMFRDLLRVRRNLRRDAYRFPTLESEPTSCPLCHADEFVPRVAHAGFRMVECSACGLWYLNPMPTRAALAALYDDGYFASENACDGGYADYAAMAEDHRDTFRRRLALVERHVGAGRLLDVGAGYGYLADAAQGRFAERWVVEISEAAARQVSSAHRVVVGSIESVDLPQRYFDVVSLQDCLEHLPEPHAALAKIRRLLRPGGALFAVTPNVRSWLARLQRDDWVSLKFPEHVILYSRETLRRALEKHGFRIETMTPAGQYARLDFLASRVARGHPRLASALERLARSAGGSERRVYVPSGSIAVVATADGS is encoded by the coding sequence ATGAGCGCCCTGTCGCTCGTCGTCCCGGCCTACGACGAGGCCGCCCGCCTGCCGGCGACCCTCGCGACGCTCCAGCGCACGCTGCCGAGCATCGCGTCGCCGGCGGAGGTGATCGTCGTCGACGACGGCAGCCGCGACGACACCGCGGCGATCGCCGAGCGGGCGTCCGGCGACGAGCTGCCGGTGCGCGTCGTGCGGCTCGGCCGCAACCGCGGCAAGGGCGTCGCGGTCGCGGCGGGTGTGGCGGCCGCGCGCCATCCGCTGATCGCGTTCACCGACGCCGACTCGCCGTACGACCTCGACTCGCTGCGTCCGATGCTCGCGGCGCTCGAGTCCGGACGCTGCGACGTCGCGATCGGCTCGCGGGACCTGCCGACCTCGGAGGTGAACCGCGGCTACGGCACGCTGCGCTGGATCTCGGGGCAGTCGTTCTCGTTCCTCACCTGGCTCGCGATCCGCCTGCCGTTCCGCGACTCGCAGTGCGGCCTGAAGGCGTTCCGCGCCGACGTCGCGCGCAAGCTGTTCGCGATGCGCACGATCGACGGCTTCGGCTTCGACTTCGAGCTGCTCGCGGCGGCGCTCGCGAACGGGCTCACCGTCGAGCGCTTCCCGGTGCGTCTCACGCACAACGACGACTCGCGGATCGACCTCGTGCGCGACAGCTCGCGCATGTTCCGCGATCTGCTGCGCGTGCGGCGCAACCTGAGGCGCGACGCGTACCGCTTCCCGACGCTCGAGTCCGAGCCGACGTCGTGTCCGCTGTGCCACGCCGACGAGTTCGTGCCGCGCGTCGCGCACGCGGGCTTCCGCATGGTCGAGTGCTCGGCGTGCGGGCTCTGGTACCTGAACCCGATGCCGACGCGCGCCGCGCTCGCGGCGCTCTACGACGACGGCTACTTCGCGAGCGAGAACGCCTGCGACGGCGGCTACGCCGACTACGCGGCGATGGCGGAGGACCACCGCGACACCTTCCGGCGGCGGCTCGCGCTCGTCGAGCGGCACGTCGGCGCGGGACGCCTGCTCGACGTCGGCGCGGGCTACGGCTACCTCGCCGACGCCGCGCAGGGCCGCTTCGCCGAGCGCTGGGTGGTCGAGATCAGCGAGGCGGCGGCGCGTCAAGTATCGTCTGCGCACCGCGTGGTGGTCGGCTCGATCGAGTCCGTCGACCTGCCGCAGCGCTACTTCGACGTCGTGAGCCTGCAGGACTGCCTCGAGCACCTGCCCGAGCCGCACGCGGCGCTCGCCAAGATCCGTCGGCTGCTGCGCCCGGGCGGCGCGCTGTTCGCGGTGACGCCGAACGTGCGGAGCTGGCTCGCGCGTCTGCAGCGCGACGACTGGGTGTCGCTCAAGTTCCCCGAGCACGTGATCCTGTACTCGCGCGAGACGCTGCGTCGCGCGCTCGAGAAGCACGGCTTCCGCATCGAGACGATGACGCCCGCCGGGCAGTACGCGCGGCTCGACTTCCTCGCGTCGCGCGTCGCGCGCGGACACCCGCGGCTCGCGTCCGCGCTCGAGCGTCTCGCGCGCAGCGCCGGCGGCAGCGAGCGGCGCGTGTACGTGCCCTCGGGATCGATCGCCGTGGTCGCGACCGCAGACGGGTCGTAA
- the accC gene encoding acetyl-CoA carboxylase biotin carboxylase subunit, with protein sequence MRQREPRMFKRVLIANRGEIAVRVIRACRDLGIETVAVYSDADRTALHVRLADYAVHIGGAPALESYLVKEKILEAAKKTGAEAVHPGYGFLAENTEFSAMLEEAGIVFIGPPASAIAAMGDKVAARQAMERAKVPCVPGSPDVIADDAEVVRVAKEIGLPVMLKASAGGGGKGMRLVHREEDLLAAVRSVRSEARSAFGDDRLYVEKFVERPRHIEVQVMADMHGNTVHVFERECTLQRRNQKVVEESPSPVLRDDVRQKMGAIAVRAAEAVGYVGAGTVEFLVDPKQNFYFLEMNTRIQVEHPITEEVTRIDLVRAQIEIAAGFPLPWKQDDIRQHGHAIECRVYAEDPFNNFLPSPGKIELLRVPNGPGIRDDGGVYEGATVSRFYDPMISKLIAWGPDRATAIARMKRALAEYQVRGLTTNLAFHRWVLEHPAFLAGDFDTGFIDREWKPEEARAQLDEEQRALLLAAAALAETEAAVGATAAGVGGGSASGRGAADRWVTVARREATHG encoded by the coding sequence ATGCGACAGCGCGAGCCCCGGATGTTCAAGCGCGTGCTGATCGCGAACCGCGGCGAGATCGCGGTCCGCGTGATCCGCGCCTGTCGCGACCTCGGCATCGAGACGGTCGCGGTGTACTCCGACGCCGACCGCACCGCGCTGCACGTGCGGCTCGCCGACTACGCCGTGCACATCGGCGGCGCGCCGGCGCTCGAGAGCTACCTCGTCAAGGAGAAGATCCTCGAGGCCGCGAAGAAGACCGGCGCCGAGGCGGTGCACCCCGGCTACGGCTTCCTCGCCGAGAACACCGAGTTCTCGGCGATGCTCGAGGAGGCTGGCATCGTCTTCATCGGTCCGCCCGCGTCCGCGATCGCCGCGATGGGCGACAAAGTCGCCGCGCGTCAGGCGATGGAGCGCGCGAAGGTGCCGTGCGTCCCCGGCTCGCCGGACGTGATCGCGGACGACGCCGAGGTCGTGCGCGTCGCGAAGGAGATCGGCCTGCCGGTGATGCTCAAGGCGTCGGCCGGCGGCGGCGGCAAGGGCATGCGCCTCGTGCACCGCGAGGAGGATCTGCTCGCGGCGGTGCGCAGCGTGCGCAGCGAGGCGCGCTCGGCGTTCGGCGACGACCGGCTCTACGTCGAGAAGTTCGTCGAGCGTCCGCGTCACATCGAGGTGCAGGTGATGGCGGACATGCACGGCAACACCGTGCACGTCTTCGAGCGCGAGTGCACCCTGCAGCGGCGCAACCAGAAGGTGGTCGAGGAGTCGCCCTCCCCCGTGCTGCGCGACGACGTGCGCCAGAAGATGGGCGCGATCGCGGTGCGCGCGGCGGAGGCGGTCGGCTACGTCGGCGCGGGAACGGTCGAGTTCCTCGTCGACCCGAAGCAGAACTTCTACTTCCTCGAGATGAACACGCGCATCCAGGTCGAGCACCCGATCACCGAGGAGGTGACGCGCATCGACCTCGTGCGTGCGCAGATCGAGATCGCGGCCGGCTTCCCGCTGCCGTGGAAGCAGGACGACATCCGGCAGCACGGGCACGCCATCGAGTGCCGCGTCTACGCCGAGGATCCGTTCAACAACTTCCTGCCTTCGCCGGGCAAGATCGAGCTGCTGCGCGTGCCGAACGGCCCCGGCATCCGCGACGACGGTGGCGTCTACGAGGGCGCCACGGTGTCGCGCTTCTACGACCCGATGATCTCGAAGCTCATCGCCTGGGGTCCGGACCGCGCGACCGCGATCGCCCGCATGAAGCGCGCGCTCGCCGAGTACCAGGTGCGCGGCCTGACGACGAACCTCGCCTTCCATCGCTGGGTGCTCGAGCACCCGGCGTTCCTCGCCGGCGACTTCGACACCGGCTTCATCGATCGCGAGTGGAAGCCCGAGGAGGCGCGCGCCCAGCTCGACGAGGAGCAGCGCGCGCTGCTGCTCGCCGCGGCGGCGCTCGCCGAGACCGAGGCAGCGGTCGGCGCGACGGCGGCAGGCGTCGGCGGTGGCTCCGCGAGCGGCCGGGGCGCGGCCGATCGCTGGGTGACGGTGGCGCGGCGGGAGGCGACGCATGGCTGA
- a CDS encoding acyl-CoA carboxylase subunit beta has protein sequence MTKQEQLAELERRNREALLGGGEKRIAKQHEGGRLTARERCEQLLDPGSFVEMDRFKVHRCNDFGADKQRILGDGVVTGYGTIDGRTVFVFSQDFTVFGGSLSGAYAEKICKVMDLAMKNGCPMIGINDGAGARIQEGVVSLAGYADIFLRNVMSSGVIPQISAIMGPCAGGAVYSPVMTDFIFMVQNTSYMAITGPDVIKATTHEEVTLEELGGAAVHNERSGVAHFAAANDRECLAMMRELLSFLPSNNLDDPPIKPTADPADRREAWLADLIPDSPNKPYDMHRLIEGVVDDGYFFEVHRDFARNIIVGFARLGGMPVGIVANQPDVLAGVLDIASSVKAARFVRFCDCFNIPIITFVDVPGFLPGTDQEYRGIIRHGAKLLYAFCEATVPKITIITRKGYGGAYVVMSSKHIRGDFNFAYPTAEIAVMGPEGAVNIIFRNELAKAKDPVAEKARLVADYRDKFANPYKAAELGYIDEVIKPEDTRPVLIRSLKVLRTKRDKNPPKKHGNIPL, from the coding sequence ATGACCAAACAAGAGCAGCTCGCAGAACTCGAACGGCGCAACCGTGAAGCCCTGCTGGGCGGCGGTGAGAAGCGGATCGCCAAGCAGCACGAGGGAGGTCGCCTCACCGCGCGCGAGCGCTGCGAGCAGCTCCTCGACCCGGGCAGCTTCGTCGAGATGGACCGCTTCAAGGTCCACCGCTGCAACGACTTCGGGGCCGACAAGCAGCGCATCCTGGGCGACGGCGTGGTCACGGGCTACGGCACGATCGACGGCCGCACCGTGTTCGTCTTCTCGCAGGACTTCACCGTCTTCGGCGGCAGCCTCTCCGGCGCGTACGCCGAGAAGATCTGCAAGGTGATGGACCTGGCGATGAAGAACGGCTGCCCGATGATCGGCATCAACGACGGTGCCGGGGCGCGCATCCAGGAGGGCGTCGTCAGCCTCGCGGGCTACGCCGACATCTTCCTGCGCAACGTCATGTCGTCGGGCGTGATCCCGCAGATCTCGGCGATCATGGGCCCGTGCGCGGGCGGTGCGGTGTACTCGCCGGTGATGACGGACTTCATCTTCATGGTCCAGAACACCAGCTACATGGCGATCACTGGACCGGACGTCATCAAGGCGACCACGCACGAGGAGGTCACGCTCGAGGAGCTCGGCGGCGCGGCGGTGCACAACGAGCGCTCGGGTGTCGCGCACTTCGCCGCGGCGAACGACCGCGAGTGCCTCGCGATGATGCGCGAGCTGCTGTCGTTCCTGCCGTCGAACAACCTCGACGATCCGCCGATCAAGCCGACCGCGGATCCGGCCGACCGGCGCGAGGCCTGGCTCGCCGATCTCATCCCCGACAGCCCGAACAAGCCGTACGACATGCACCGGCTGATCGAGGGCGTGGTCGACGACGGCTACTTCTTCGAGGTGCACCGCGACTTCGCGCGCAACATCATCGTCGGCTTCGCGCGCCTCGGCGGCATGCCGGTCGGCATCGTCGCCAACCAGCCGGACGTGCTCGCGGGCGTGCTCGACATCGCGTCGTCGGTGAAGGCGGCGCGCTTCGTCCGCTTCTGCGACTGCTTCAACATCCCGATCATCACGTTCGTCGACGTGCCGGGCTTCCTCCCGGGCACCGACCAGGAGTACCGCGGCATCATCCGCCACGGCGCGAAGCTGCTCTACGCCTTCTGCGAGGCGACGGTGCCGAAGATCACCATCATCACCCGCAAGGGCTACGGCGGCGCGTACGTCGTCATGTCGTCGAAGCACATCCGCGGTGACTTCAACTTCGCCTACCCGACCGCGGAGATCGCGGTGATGGGCCCGGAAGGCGCGGTCAACATCATCTTCCGCAACGAGCTCGCGAAGGCGAAGGATCCGGTCGCCGAGAAGGCGCGCCTGGTCGCCGACTATCGCGACAAGTTCGCCAACCCGTACAAGGCGGCGGAGCTCGGCTACATCGACGAGGTCATCAAGCCCGAGGACACGCGCCCGGTGCTGATTCGCAGCCTCAAGGTGCTGCGCACCAAGCGCGACAAGAACCCGCCGAAGAAGCACGGGAACATCCCGCTGTGA
- a CDS encoding enoyl-CoA hydratase/isomerase family protein, with protein sequence MAEKVDLDSRHLIAEKDRGVLTVRIDRPERRNALTIEMYHGIKKACVIAERDPEIDLLVVTGTGDYFCVGGEMGGQHEGDGRLDRFTDGPDLTPFVQIERCPKLVLMRINGMCQGGGLVMTLMSDLSIVSDRARFRVPELLRGVADCYLGARLAPRIGVARAKYLLFTAQYFGAQEAYDMGLVSRVVPHDRLDDAVAETIEQVRLTGPAARRALKRDINRNLPPLDLGMFQDSLVGAECREGFAAFVEKRPPRWPRI encoded by the coding sequence ATGGCGGAGAAAGTCGATCTCGACTCGCGGCACCTGATCGCCGAGAAGGACCGCGGCGTCCTCACGGTGCGCATCGACCGCCCCGAGCGGCGCAACGCCCTGACCATCGAGATGTACCACGGCATCAAGAAGGCGTGCGTCATCGCGGAGCGCGATCCCGAGATCGACCTCCTCGTGGTCACCGGCACCGGCGACTACTTCTGCGTCGGCGGCGAGATGGGCGGCCAGCACGAGGGCGACGGACGGCTCGACCGCTTCACCGACGGACCCGACCTCACGCCGTTCGTCCAGATCGAGCGCTGCCCGAAGCTCGTCCTGATGCGCATCAACGGCATGTGCCAGGGCGGCGGTCTGGTGATGACGCTCATGAGCGATCTGTCGATCGTCTCCGACCGCGCGCGCTTTCGCGTCCCCGAGCTGCTGCGCGGCGTCGCCGACTGCTACCTCGGCGCGCGGCTCGCGCCGCGCATCGGCGTCGCGCGCGCCAAGTACCTGCTGTTCACCGCGCAGTACTTCGGCGCGCAGGAGGCGTACGACATGGGCCTCGTGTCGCGCGTCGTGCCGCACGACCGGCTCGACGACGCGGTCGCCGAGACCATCGAGCAGGTGCGGCTGACCGGCCCCGCCGCGCGCCGGGCGCTGAAGCGCGACATCAACCGCAACCTGCCGCCGCTCGACCTCGGCATGTTCCAGGACTCGCTGGTCGGCGCGGAGTGCCGCGAGGGCTTCGCGGCGTTCGTCGAGAAGCGTCCGCCGCGCTGGCCGCGGATCTGA
- a CDS encoding carboxylesterase/lipase family protein, with product MSEIVETTHGRVRGIARDGHVAYLGLRYAQPPIGARRFAAPVAPEPWDGVQDAHAFGLSCPQPPSVLPGMEAGPQGEDCLFLNVYASRGGGSRKPVLVWLHGGGFSAGSGAQAIYDGGALAARGDAVVVTVNYRLGPLGFLHLPALGADVPGAVDNPGVLDQLAALAWVRDNAAAFGGDPGNVTIFGESAGGMSVTTLLACPASRGIVRRAIAQSGAAQATLDREGAARTAHAVLEELGLSVSEAARLRDVPVEQLVQAGQRVSLRLTGELFLAFAPLVDGDVLPAHPLDAIRAGAARDVALMTGTTADEWRLFTFASPQHRQMDEAALVKRIERRLARLGRGDDTMALIDLYRRAREGAPPWHIFDAIETDRMFRIPAIQLAEAQRALQPATFMYVFAWPSPAAGGLLGACHAIELPFVFGTLGAPHMERFSGGGPVAERLSQQVMDAWLAFARDGVPAASGVGPWPAYDLERRATMILDAESRVIDDPARDEREAWA from the coding sequence ATGAGCGAGATCGTCGAAACGACCCACGGTCGCGTGCGCGGCATCGCGCGCGACGGCCACGTCGCGTACCTCGGGCTGCGCTACGCGCAGCCGCCGATCGGTGCGCGCCGCTTCGCCGCACCGGTCGCGCCCGAGCCGTGGGACGGCGTGCAGGACGCGCACGCCTTCGGCCTCTCGTGTCCGCAGCCGCCGAGCGTGCTGCCCGGGATGGAGGCGGGCCCGCAAGGCGAGGACTGCCTGTTCCTGAACGTCTACGCGTCGCGCGGCGGCGGCTCGCGCAAGCCGGTGCTCGTGTGGCTGCACGGCGGCGGCTTCAGCGCCGGCTCGGGCGCGCAGGCGATCTACGACGGCGGCGCGCTCGCCGCGCGCGGCGACGCCGTCGTCGTCACCGTCAATTACAGACTCGGCCCGCTCGGCTTCCTGCACCTGCCGGCGCTCGGCGCCGACGTCCCCGGCGCGGTCGACAATCCCGGCGTCCTCGACCAGCTCGCGGCGCTCGCCTGGGTGCGCGACAACGCCGCCGCGTTCGGCGGCGATCCGGGGAACGTGACGATCTTCGGCGAGTCCGCGGGCGGCATGTCGGTGACGACGCTGCTCGCGTGTCCCGCGTCGCGCGGCATCGTGCGGCGCGCGATCGCGCAGAGCGGCGCCGCGCAGGCGACGCTCGACCGCGAAGGCGCTGCGCGCACGGCGCACGCAGTCCTCGAGGAGCTGGGGCTTTCCGTGAGCGAAGCGGCGCGGCTGCGCGACGTGCCGGTCGAGCAGCTCGTGCAGGCCGGACAGCGCGTGAGCCTGCGCTTGACGGGCGAGCTGTTCCTCGCCTTCGCGCCGCTCGTCGACGGCGACGTGCTACCCGCGCATCCGCTCGACGCGATCCGCGCCGGCGCGGCGCGCGACGTCGCCCTGATGACCGGCACGACCGCCGACGAGTGGCGACTGTTCACCTTCGCGTCGCCGCAGCACCGGCAGATGGACGAGGCGGCGCTCGTCAAGCGCATCGAGCGGCGGCTCGCACGCCTCGGCCGCGGCGACGACACCATGGCTCTGATCGACCTCTACCGGCGTGCGCGCGAGGGCGCGCCGCCCTGGCACATCTTCGACGCGATCGAGACCGATCGCATGTTCCGCATCCCGGCGATCCAGCTCGCCGAGGCGCAGCGCGCGCTGCAGCCCGCGACCTTCATGTACGTCTTCGCCTGGCCGTCGCCTGCGGCGGGCGGTCTGCTCGGCGCCTGCCACGCGATCGAGCTGCCGTTCGTCTTCGGCACGCTCGGGGCGCCGCACATGGAGCGCTTCTCGGGGGGCGGTCCCGTCGCCGAGCGGCTCTCGCAGCAGGTGATGGACGCCTGGCTCGCGTTCGCGCGCGACGGCGTGCCGGCGGCGAGCGGTGTCGGCCCGTGGCCGGCCTACGACCTCGAGCGCCGCGCGACGATGATCCTCGACGCCGAGTCGCGCGTGATCGACGATCCTGCGCGCGACGAGCGCGAGGCGTGGGCGTGA
- a CDS encoding response regulator, which produces MGPPNVMHGHPDNPVLIIDDSEEVLEIFSLLLEAEGYPTLCARDGHTALELLQHGVRPFVILLDWTMPDMDGAELRRHLREDPSTATIPVVVVTASPPASWEDDAPAPLLIKPVDADELLHAVEEHEPGERR; this is translated from the coding sequence GTGGGCCCACCGAACGTCATGCACGGCCATCCCGACAATCCCGTCCTCATCATCGACGACAGCGAAGAGGTGCTCGAGATCTTCTCCTTGCTGCTCGAGGCGGAGGGCTACCCGACCCTGTGCGCGCGCGACGGCCACACGGCCCTCGAGCTGCTGCAGCACGGGGTGCGGCCGTTCGTCATCCTGCTCGACTGGACGATGCCCGACATGGACGGCGCCGAGCTGCGTCGCCATCTCAGGGAGGACCCGAGCACGGCGACCATCCCGGTCGTGGTCGTGACCGCGTCGCCGCCGGCGAGCTGGGAGGACGACGCGCCCGCGCCGCTGCTGATCAAGCCGGTCGACGCGGACGAGCTGCTGCACGCGGTGGAGGAGCACGAGCCCGGCGAGCGCCGCTAG
- a CDS encoding acyl-CoA dehydrogenase family protein, translated as MDFDLSDNERRFRDELRAWLDENLPAEWRSVHPKEPWTDERRALARRWQARLAEGRYVALDWPVEWGGRDATLGERIILQTELIRARAPRILGHVGIDLVGPALIAHGSEAQKKRFLEKIRTGEELWCQGFSEPGAGSDLGGLRTRAVLDGDHWVVTGQKVWTSVAEVADWCFLLARTDPDVKKHAGISALLVDMKQPGIEVRPLRQITGEAEFNEVFFDGVRVPRENIVGQPGDGWKIAMGILAHERGPMWAFMFHGYMTEDLNQLLALARRRGLASDPVVRQRIARAHIDLEIMRLLGCRSLTAESRGEPIGPKTSLEKLFGSELSQRVRELAMDLLGPSALLGMDDERAEWEGRWLRFYLFSRADTIMGGTSEIQRTVIAHQLLGLPR; from the coding sequence ATGGACTTCGACCTGTCGGACAACGAGCGGCGCTTCCGGGACGAGCTCCGCGCCTGGCTCGACGAGAACCTGCCCGCCGAGTGGCGCAGCGTCCACCCGAAGGAGCCGTGGACCGACGAGCGCCGCGCGCTCGCGCGACGCTGGCAGGCGCGGCTCGCCGAGGGCCGCTACGTCGCGCTCGACTGGCCCGTCGAGTGGGGCGGCCGCGACGCGACGCTCGGCGAGCGCATCATCCTGCAGACCGAGCTCATCCGGGCGCGCGCGCCGCGCATCCTCGGCCACGTCGGCATCGACCTCGTCGGGCCGGCGCTGATCGCGCACGGCAGCGAGGCGCAGAAGAAGCGCTTCCTCGAAAAGATCCGCACGGGCGAGGAGCTCTGGTGCCAGGGTTTCTCCGAGCCCGGCGCGGGCTCCGACCTGGGCGGCCTGCGCACGCGCGCGGTGCTCGACGGCGACCACTGGGTCGTCACCGGGCAGAAGGTGTGGACGAGCGTCGCCGAGGTCGCCGACTGGTGCTTCCTGCTCGCGCGCACCGACCCCGACGTGAAGAAGCACGCCGGCATCTCCGCGCTGCTCGTCGACATGAAGCAGCCGGGCATCGAGGTGCGTCCGCTGCGCCAGATCACCGGCGAGGCGGAGTTCAACGAGGTCTTCTTCGACGGCGTGCGCGTGCCGCGCGAGAACATCGTCGGCCAGCCCGGCGACGGCTGGAAGATCGCGATGGGCATCCTCGCGCACGAGCGCGGGCCGATGTGGGCGTTCATGTTCCACGGCTACATGACCGAGGACCTGAACCAGCTCCTGGCGCTCGCGCGCCGTCGCGGCCTCGCGAGCGACCCGGTCGTGCGCCAGCGCATCGCGCGCGCGCACATCGATCTCGAGATCATGCGCCTGCTCGGCTGTCGCAGCTTGACGGCCGAGTCGCGCGGCGAGCCGATCGGCCCCAAGACCTCGCTCGAGAAGCTCTTCGGCAGCGAGCTCTCGCAGCGCGTCCGCGAGCTCGCGATGGATCTGCTCGGACCGAGCGCCCTGCTCGGCATGGACGACGAGCGCGCCGAGTGGGAAGGCCGCTGGCTGCGCTTCTACCTCTTCTCCCGCGCCGACACGATCATGGGCGGCACGTCGGAGATCCAGCGCACCGTCATCGCACACCAGCTTCTGGGCCTGCCGCGCTAG